In the Urocitellus parryii isolate mUroPar1 chromosome 1, mUroPar1.hap1, whole genome shotgun sequence genome, CTCTTCCACACTGCGGCTGGCTGCCTCTTTCTTTGCTGTTTAGGAGTTGAGTGTCCTGCCCTTGCTTGGAGGTAGTGTCAGGACCCTGTCCCAGGGCAGTCTGCTACCCGCCCTGGAGAAAAAGCTGTCATTCCGGGGACACAGCCCTGAGGCCCGCAGGACACATGGCCACGGGTGGGAGGAGGGCTGTGTGTGAACGGGTGCATTGAGGCCAGCGTCGGTGCTGTGAATGCAGCCTCAGCACCTGGCTCTTCTCCAGCCAAGGGCAGGAGAGGATGGCTTAAGGCCCCAGGCACCAGCTTCTGTGGGTGCCGCCGATCCCTTGGAGGACTGCAGGGCCCTGCCTACCTGCCAGCACTGCTCTTCTGTCTCAGCACTGACTCGGGGCAACAGATCCAGCCCCTGCCCGTGACAGAGTCCTGATTCCCCTCCAGGGAGCACAGTGGTGGTCTCTGTGCCTGCCCACCCCTGAGGCCTGGCCTTTGCCCCAGGCCACATTCGTGGTGGTGAGAGGGAATCCAAAATTCTGGTCCCTCCTCGGGTTGATCCTAGGTGGCTCTGCTGACCTCCACGTGCGTCCCCAGTGCTTATGGGACAGTGCCTGCCCCTGGGCCCAGCAGGACCCGCTCTCCCTTGGCTCACCTGCCTGGACAAGGCTGGCCCACCCAGAGGTGCCCCACTCCGGGGTGACGCCGTCCCCGTCCGGGACTCGGAGGGAAGGGGGTCATCCAGTAGctctcctggcccctccctcACCGTGGCCCTTTGAAAGAAGTCAGCGCGGTTCTAACTTAGCGCCAAGTCGCCTTTCTAAGCAGCGCCAGTGGCTTCTCCACCGCGGGGAGGAGCCAGCCCAGCTCACCCAGCTCCATCCCTCCCTGCTGGCCCACCAGATGCCAGCTTGCACCTCCTGGGCAGCCTCTGGCCCCCACCAGGAGGCTGCCCCTGCTCCGGGACCTGTCCCTGTGCCAGCACCAGGTTGGAGTCCTCTCGTACAGAGAGCACGGAGCTCCAGCCCCAGAGCTCGGGGGCTGCCTGCAGTTCTCCGCACGACCCTCTCCCTCCTGGAGAGCTTTTGGTGCCGGAGTTCGTCCTTCTGGGGTCTTGCAATTACCGGGAAGCCTCACCGGAGCTGCTGAGGGCTGGTCTCTCAGCCACTGGGGCTAGCGGTGGTGACAGAGGTGACGATCGCGGAGACGCTGCTCCCTGTCCCTGCACCTGGCTCACGTGGATCACCCTGTTCGATCTTCACACAGACCTGCTCTGTCGGTGCTGTTGTGCCCCAGGTCACAGATGGGGCGGAAGCTCAGCAGGGTACACAGCATACCAGAGCCACAGGCTGCCATGCAAGCCGCTCTTCTCTTGCAGAGGTGCGCCGGGGCCTGCGTGTCCCCGAGGCACACCCGCGTTGTTCGGGTGCTCCTGAGTGGCCACCTTGGCAGAGGGAACCTGGGGCCACGTGGGGTGAAAGTTGCCCTCTGTCAGCTGCCGGTGTCACAAGCCACCAGCCACCTTCTTTGTGTCCAGACCCTCTCCCGGTTGTGTCCCTGTCTCACGAGGGCAGACACCTCCCACAGAGCCCCGTCCCTGCCTGGTAGCAGCACAAGGGTCAGTAAACGCCCCTGGTTTCACGTGCACGTGCCACGCTGCAGATCCCCGTGGCCACTGTGCTTCCCACGTTCATTTGgggcccggggctggggatgtggcagggAGCACCCCTCCAGGCCCTGAGAGCAGCTGCGCTGCCCGCTCAGTGCTGCCCAGGTGCCAGGTCACCCACACTGCTCCTCCCAGGGGACCAGCTGCCCTCAGGACAGACGAGGCCATCTGTGCTTTCCAGAGCCCTGGATCTGGCAGCGTGGCCTGCACGGTCCTGTGTCGTCTTTTGACTGCTGAATGGGCGGACCAGGTGCTGGGGCACATCTCACAAGCGCCATTGTGCCCCGGGAGGAGTGGCCGCATGCCCAGCGGGCTGAGGAGATGGCACAAAGTGGGCACAGTGCAGGCCGCTGGGCTCCCGGGCCAGGAGAAGAGAAACGGCCTCTcatggaagggcctggggtgtTCCCCCCTCCCCTGAGAGGACCCTCGAAGCCATGCTGCTCTTGCTCAAGGGAACTTTCTTCCTCCTGTTCTTTCAGGAAGAAGCACGCTGCCGAGTTGCCGCTGCGCAGCTGGGTTGCTTGAGACAGAAGCACCGTGGCtgctccaggaagcagaggaagagacATGTGCCCATAGTGGACCCCTGGCCCAGGGTTTCCAGATGGCGGCCCAGCGGATCCGAGCAGCCAACTCCAGTGGCCTCCCTCGGTGCAAGTCGGAGGGGACCCTGATCGACCTGAGTGAGGGGTTTTCAGAGACCAGCTTTAATGATGTCAAAGGTGAGCCCTGGTCAGCCACGGAGGAGAGGACTGGGGCTGCCGATGCCTCAGACCCAAGGGCCCCTCTACCCAACAGGCACCGGCTTCACGCTCAGCTGAACTGCAGCTCTGCATCCTGTTACAAATTCCTCCCTGCAACGGCGGCCCCTGGTCTGGGTGTTTGGTGTGGGGAGGCGGTTTTGATGGGACCCCTCCTTTGTCCACATGTCTCTTCTCTTGGTGACAGTATTGGTGACAGTAAGAAGCTTGGTGGTTCTGACATCTAGGGAAAGGAGGGTGTTGTAAGTAGGTGAAATATTGGGAACCACCAGAAGAGAAGGAggtggcctggggcagggaggagaccTGTCCTCGCAGGGTCTGTCCTTTATTTTAGTCCCACCCTGGCCTCCAGCTCTCTGCCACAGCCAATCAGTGAAAGCAGACATAGACAGGGTGACCAGGTGGACATGCCTGGGTGCTGGTTCAGCTTTACAGAGCCAGCCGGCCAGCCACGTTGGATCATGTGACCCCGTGTCGAGAAGGTGGCCACAGGGTCCGGTCACCGGGCTCGCTGGCGGATGGCCTCATCGGGTTGGGTTGAGGAGGACCCCGATCTTGAGACACTTTGGAGACTTCCGGCTTCCTCGGCAACCACCCTAGGCCACGTCCAGGGTCGcgtgctccctggtgccctggcAGCTGCAGCTGTGGCTGTATTGTCACAGGCTTTGACCTTCTGAGTAGTTGACGCAGTTGATCACCCAGGTCCTCCCGGAGCACGGCTGGGCAGGAGGGACTTTCCCACAGTCCTCCAGATGCATGTGTGCCCCCACCCTGCGTCCGCAGCAGCCTGGCTGCTTGCCCGTTGATTGGCAGCTGCCCTCCACCACATCCCTAGCGCCTCCCTCGTCCTGTCCCTGCTTTACACTTGCTGCCCCGAGCATCACTTTGAATAAGAGCAGCACCTGGAACCGCCAGGGTGGTCGGCAGCAGGGTTCAAGCGGGTCACCATAAACAACCAAGCCATTCACTTCTCAGCCTGATCACGggcattgttttcttattttatagccAAACAGGCAGGTTTAAAGCTGGAGAGTGGAGCCTAACTTGGGGGCTATGGGCCTTAAAGTAACCAGCGTACAGAGcccagtgttttaaaataatgatgataatccTGAGCAGGAGCAGGGCCAGTTCAGTGGTGGAGAAGGCAGCCGAGAATTAGGTCAGATAGGACCTCAGACCTCCACCCACGTGAGACCCTCTGGAGTCTGACGGCCAGGGCTGGCCGGCAGCTGCCCACGCACCATCCAGGTGCAGACTTCCAGGGGAGTGCACCCTGCAGCCAGGATCCCTGCCGGGAAGTCTTCTCCCCTCTGGGCAGAGGATAGTAAATGTATCACTGGGTGCACCAAACTGTAACGCTCAGGGAAGTTTGGGTATTAAAATCGAGGTAACTGTGCATATGGGTACGCTCCCCAGACTTCATTAAATGGGATTCGACAGGGATTTCTGGCACTGGATGGGATGGGTCCTCGGGTGCCCCTTGGCAGTGACTGATGGAGGCCACATACAGAGAGTCCCACCACAGCCCACCTCCGTGGGGTCTCCACGGGAGGAGGGTCCTTCCCCTCGGCTACGTCTGATCCTTGGGCCAAGTGTGTTGTGCTTCTCTTCCGAGGAGAGTGCTTGGGATTTTAAGTAAAGCCATCTCATTCTTCAGTCTGGCAAAACTAACATGATAATTCGCGTTGATACGCGTTAGGCTATGCACAACGCATGCGTAattgctttggttttttttttttaatactggagatATTACTGTAGGGGAATTAATTACTCCAGAGGAACAATAATGAGGCTATAACTTTGGAGGGACTGTAACAGGATTTTAAAGGCTGGCGAGCTTTATGCAAGtctcatttgattttcatttttatttccagtgGATGTGTCGAGGAAATAGTATGGTCTGTGTGGCCGGAGACCATGACCAGCCACAGGAACAGGAGAGAGGCTGCTGGTCACAGAAGTCCACTGACCTCAGCCTGACCCAACTCCCTGTTCCCTCAAAGCCATTCTTGGGGCTTAGAAAATGATACCTCAACAGGAAGCACAGACTGTCTGACCTCCTGCCCTCCCATCTCTCGTGCTCTTCCTCTTTCAAGGAGCGGGGAGAAACTAGAATTCCTCTTCCCTGGCGGGGGTCAGAGGAGCCAGAGCCCCCTGCCAGCTGGGAAGGTACCACCCTGACCTTGCTGGGTGGAAGGATTTAGGGTGCTCCCTCCACAAGGGGAAAGGAGTACAGCCGAGGGGCCAGGAAGGGTCTGCGGACAGGCCGCTGGCTCTCTGGGCTCCGCGGCTCTGGTGCGCCTGCCTCTGCGCGGCTGCGGCGGTGTCTGCTCACCCACTTGTAACTGCGGGTCTTTGGGTCTAATCTGAAGACTCCCAGGTCCCGCAGAACCGCGCTACCTCGGAGTTAGTGGTGCCTCTGTCCTGTTGGTCTGCTTCAGGCCTCCCCGGGAAAGCGGGCTTCCTGCCCCCTTCCCTGCCGTCTTCCTCTCGCTCCAGCCCCCACTTGGTGCAGATCTGCTGCTGTGACCCCGCAGCAGAAGGGCCCAGCCAGGGACAATTCTGACTTGGCCTTGGGCCCACACCTTGATCCAGGAGCCAGGGTCTGGCCCTGCTAGGGCCGGGGACATCCCCAAACAGAATGTCCAAGTGTCAGAGAgggcctctcctctcccttccctgctgAGGCCTGTGACAGGTGCAGAGCACACGGAACCTTCCTGGGGAGAAGACCCACGTGAAAGCTCGGACCCAGAGGTGTCTGTCTGTGAGGGCGCCACGGAGTGTGGAGGGACGCGGTGGGACAAGGTGTGGGCTCCGGGTGGACGGGCGGCCGGGCCTGTGGGAGCCGTCCCTGGGCCTGGAGATGAGGATGCCCTTGGGGACGGGAGTGGGAAGGCCCCACAAGATGttcccaggagctggggttggggaGCCGTGGGCTGAACCCCAGGGGTTCCATACGCTGTGGTTGGCAGCAATGAAAGAGGCGGGGACTGCGCCCCACAGCTGTAGCTGGGGAAGCTGTAAAGCCGCAGGCCCGCCCTCGACACCCCACGGCTCCCCACGCCCCGCCCCGTGCCTTCCCCTGTCCACACACCCATTGGGCCTCTGTCACACAGTGCTGTCCTCTGTCTCGGTCCCACAGAGAACACGGACAGCCGATGGCATTCCACAGGACCCAGCACTGGCCCAGGCCACTGGACGTTCTCCCGCCTCGTTGGCGTTCCCTAAAAACCATTTGCGTGTCCCCCAAACTCGCCTGCACCCCCTGCCCTGCTGTATAGAGTGGGTTCTGTGTGCTCCGGGCCGTGGTCTCCCCTGTAGGCCTTCCCCCTTCGCACATCGGCCTTTTTCCACGTGTTTTCTCCTGCCTCACGTCTCTCTCGTGTCTGTGCAGTGCCTTCTCCCAGTGCCTTGCTGGCCGATACCCCCACCCCTTTTGGAAACGCCAAGGAAGTGATCGCCATCAAGGACTACTGCCCCACCAACTTCACCACCTTGAAGTTCTCCAAGGGCGACCACCTCTACGTCCTGGACACGTCGGGCGGGGAGTGGTGGTACGCACACAACACCACCGAGATGGGCTACATCCCCTCCTCCTACGTGCAGCCCTTGAACTACCGGAACTCCACCTTGAGCGACAGCGGCATGATAGACAATCTTCCAGACAGCCCGGATGAGGCAGCCACGGAGCTGGATCTGCTCGGGGGGTGGACAGACGACCAGAAGGGGTCCGGCAAAGCGCACAGTAATAACCCTTTTTGGAGTGGGGTCCAAACAAACCCTTTCCTGAACGGGAACGTGCCGGTGATGCCCGGCTTGGACGAGCTGACTCCCAGAAGCACCGTGGACCTGCTGCTGTTTGATACCGGAACATCCTCCTTCACTGAATCCAGCTCTGCCACCACCAACAGCACCGGCAACATCTTCGACGAGCTCCCGGCCACCCATGGACTCCACGCTGAGCAGCCGGTCAAACGGGACAACCCCTTCTTTAGAAGCAAGCGATCCTACAGCCTGTCCGAGCTCTCCGTCCTGCAAGCCAAGTCAGATGCGCCCACCACGTCGAGTTTTTTCACAGGTTTGAAATCCCCTGCTCCCGAGCAATTTCAGAGCCGGGAGGACTTTAGGACTGCGTGGCTGAACCACCGGAAGCTGGCCCGGTCTTGCCACGACTTGGATCTGCTCGGccagagcccaggctggggcCAGACACAAGCCGTGGAGACGAACATTGTATACAAGCTGGATAGTTCTGGGGGTGCCGTGCAGCTCCCAGACACCAGCATCAGCATCCACGTGCCCGAGGGCCACGTCGCCCCTGGGGAGACGCAGCAGATCTCCATGAGAGCCCTGCTGGACCCCCCGCTGGAGCTCAACAGCGACAAGTCCAGCAGCATCAGCCCCGTGCTGGAGGTCAAGCTCAGCAACCTGGAGGTGAACACCTTCCTCATCTTAGAGATGAAGGTCTCTGCTGAGGTGAAAAACGACATCTTTAGCAAAAGCACAGTAGGTCTCCAGTGTCTGAGGAGCGACTTGAAGGAAGGGCCGTACCTGCCCATCCCACTCACCTACAGCCATGGGGACACCGTCCAGGTGCAGCTGGACAACCTGGAGCCCTGCATGTACCTGGCCATTGTGGCCCACGGCCCAAACATTCTCTACCCTTCCACCGTGTGGGACTTCATCCATAAGAAGGTCACCGTGGGTCTCTACGGTCCCAAACACATCCACCCCTCCTTCAAGACGGTAGTGACCATTTTCGGGCACGACTGCGCCCCCAAGATGCTCCTGGTGAGCGAGGTCACCCGGcaggcccccagccctgcccccgtGGCTCTGCATCTATGGGGAAAGCACCAGTTCCTCCTGTCCAGGCCCCAGGACCTCAAAGTCTGCATGTTTTCCAACATGACCAACTACGAGGTCAAGGCCAGCGAGCAGGCCCGAGTGGTGAGAGGCTTCCAGGTGAAGCTGGGCAAGGTGAGCCGCCTCGTCTTCCCCATCACCTGCCAGAGCCCTGGCGAGCTCTCGGACTTCACGCTGCGGGTGCAGGTGAAGGATGACCAGGAGGCCCTCCTGACCCAGTTCTGCATCCAGACGCCACAGCCTCCACCCAAGAGTGCCATCAAGCCGTCCGGGCAGAGGCGGTTTCTCAAGAAGAACGAGGTGGGGAAGATCATCCTGTCCCCGTTTGCAGCCACCACCAAGTACCCGACGTTTCAGGACCGGCCCGTGTCCAGCCTCAAGTTCGGCAAGCTGCTCAAGACGGTGGTGAGGCAGAGCAAGAACCACTACCTGCTGGAGTACAAGAAGGGGGACACGGTGGCGCTGCTGAGCGAGGAGCGCATCCGGCTGAAGGGGCAGCTATGGACCAAGGAGTGGTACATCGGCTACTACCAGGGCAAGGTGGGCCTGGTGCACGCCAAGAACGTGCTGGTGGTCGGGAGGGCCAGGCCCAGCCTGCTCTCGGGCCCCGAGCTGAGCACCTCGGTGCTGCTGGAGCAGATCCTCCGGCCCTGCAAGTTCCTCACCTACATCTACGCCTCGGTGCGGACCCTGCTCATGGAGAACATCAGCAGCTGGCGCTCCTTCGCAGACGCCCTGGGCTACGGGAGCCTGCCGCTCACCTTCTTCTGCCGGGCGGAGCTGGACAGTGAGCCCGAGCGTGTGGCCTGTGTCCTGGAGAAGCTGAAGGAAGACTGTAACAACCCCGAGAACAAAGACCGCAAGTCCTTCCAGAAGGAGCTCGTGATGGTGAGTATGTGGCGGGAGCGGGCCCCTCTCCACCCCACGGCCACTCTGGGATGGCGTCCCTGGGGCAGATCTGTGGCTGGGCTGGGTCCAGAGCTGCCCAGGAGGAGACCACCTGGGTCTGTGTCCCCACTGCCTTCGTGGCTCCTTGGGGGTCTTGGAATGGAGCCGGTGGGGTGCGGGCGCAGGGCCTGTGCTCGGCACCCCTGGGCCACTTGGGAACAGGTCCCtgtggggggtgtggctcagcagtggccAGGACCCCTCTCCACCGCCCGGTTTGTCCGGGTGATTCTCACcctgtctcctcctgctccccctccactgctctccctcctccctttcctgggTGCCTTAGATTGGGGGTGGGTTCAGCCTTTGCTTGGCCAGCACACACAGCAGACCACGGGGAGAGTCCTGAGTTTTTAAGTTTCAGGGATCACCTCCGATTGATCACCTGAAACCTCACCCCTCCATCAATCCCAAGTTCTAAGGAATGAACGGGGGACAGGTCACATTGTGGATGGGCGCTGACCACAGACCACCTGGAGGCGCTTCCAGAGCTGTTTGCAAGTCCTCCAGTGGCCCGGGCTTCCCAATTCCGCTCCCTACAGGACCCCACCCCTGACTCTGGTAGTCACCCTTGGCTCCCTGGTTGTCCCTGGGATGGACATTGTCCCCTGAGCTCTCTATGTGACAGAAGTGGATTCAGCTGCATCCTGTAGGGGGGGACCTGTCCCTCTGTGGGAAGCAGTCGTGACCTTGCGGGTCCTCTCCCAGTTCCTGCTGATCCAGCAGCCCTCCCACCCCCTGTCCTAGTAGGAGCCGCTCCCGGTGCCAGCCTCGCTGCCACTCTCCCACTCTCTGCCTTCGCCCCACACCTGCCCTCTGCAGTGCATCTCCACACACGGCAGGTGCACCTGAACTGACCTACCTGAGCACCCAAGGGTCACGCCCCCCCACATCTAGCTGCCCCCTTGGAGCCACGGGCCTCTGTCTGCAGAGAGCATGTGTGGCAGCCTGGTAGGCAGCGGCATGGGAGGAGACCCTGGACAGAGGCCCACAGTACTGCAGGGTGCAGAGCATGGGGCCAACCTCGGAGGTTGCCGGGAGGGAGACGGGCAGTTAGAAGGGCAGCCTGGACAGCCAGGAGGTCCTGGGCAGTGGTGGCAGTGGCTTCATTGGAAGGAAGCCGAGGCTGGTTAGTGAGTGGAGGCAGCAGGGAACCTCTGTGGGACTTGGGTGGCTCACCCCCAGGGGTAGCGCAGTGCTCTCTCCAGctgctgcccctctgccctgcAGCACACCCCCGTCCACCTGTAAAGCAGACCCGGAGCTTGTGGGCACCAGGCACAGCATGAAGTCCAAGAGCTCACCGGGGCTCTGGCAGGTGATGGGGAAGGAGGTGGCTCACCTTGCCCAGCTTCACTGGAACCCTCTCACCACTCGGGCCTGCCTGCTGGCCTTGACCTCATAGTTGGTCATGTTGGAAAACATGCAGACTTTGAGGTCCAGGTCTCTGTGGCTGCACCTGGCTCTGCTGTGCTCCCCAGGAGATCCCTGAGGCTGTGTTCCTGCTGATTGTGGAATTAGGTGCCTTCATAGAACATAAACGATATTGATTGTTCTTTGCTGAGGAACGTGAGTGGGCAGAGGTGAGAGACAGATGGCACACAGTTCCCACTGAGGACAGTGACAGGGTGGCTTTTATGCTCAGTTCCAGTTACTTAAATGACCAAACTTGTTATATTCCATTGGTGACTTTGGAGAGGATTTCTGTCTCCTTGAGTTGGTCGGGAGGGTTGGGGGTTTTGTGTGCCTCTGAgccccctccaccctcctctgcccAAGGACGGGAGGCCATCTTGACCTtgtcttacttttgctgaggcaagGTGAGTCTCTCCAATCGAGTGAAACTGACCTTGCAGTGCCCTCCCACCATTGCCTGGCACAGCCACCACCCTGGAGCCAGAAATGTTGGCCGCGGTCCCAGAGCCACGGCTGGCTTCTCCGGGCACTGGCAGCGGGCGGCATTGCCCAGGCTTCTGATCCCTGGCGAGTCGGGCTCCTCCAGCCATAGTCCTGCTCCCAGGAGTTCCAGTCGACCCCCACCTGCTTCCCGTCTTCAAGATGCCTTCTGTGTGGTCACTGGGATCCCTGGCTTAGTAAGTGGTGTCTCAGTGACCTAGGAAAAGAGGTTGCCACACAGGGAAGAAGAAGGTGCCACCAGCCAGGGTTGTCCACCTCTTCATGGCTACCAACTCTTCCTGCCCCTAGGCCTGCAAGGCCTGtcctcccccaccaccatccTGGCCACCCAGCTGCCAAAATGGCAGAGGATGAGACCCAACCCTGATGACAACCCAGGCCTTGTTGATGGAAGGGGGATGATGCTGGGGGAGTGGCACCAGGGTGGACAGCCCTGGAGCCCTGGGGTGGA is a window encoding:
- the Sh3bp4 gene encoding SH3 domain-binding protein 4; the protein is MAAQRIRAANSSGLPRCKSEGTLIDLSEGFSETSFNDVKVPSPSALLADTPTPFGNAKEVIAIKDYCPTNFTTLKFSKGDHLYVLDTSGGEWWYAHNTTEMGYIPSSYVQPLNYRNSTLSDSGMIDNLPDSPDEAATELDLLGGWTDDQKGSGKAHSNNPFWSGVQTNPFLNGNVPVMPGLDELTPRSTVDLLLFDTGTSSFTESSSATTNSTGNIFDELPATHGLHAEQPVKRDNPFFRSKRSYSLSELSVLQAKSDAPTTSSFFTGLKSPAPEQFQSREDFRTAWLNHRKLARSCHDLDLLGQSPGWGQTQAVETNIVYKLDSSGGAVQLPDTSISIHVPEGHVAPGETQQISMRALLDPPLELNSDKSSSISPVLEVKLSNLEVNTFLILEMKVSAEVKNDIFSKSTVGLQCLRSDLKEGPYLPIPLTYSHGDTVQVQLDNLEPCMYLAIVAHGPNILYPSTVWDFIHKKVTVGLYGPKHIHPSFKTVVTIFGHDCAPKMLLVSEVTRQAPSPAPVALHLWGKHQFLLSRPQDLKVCMFSNMTNYEVKASEQARVVRGFQVKLGKVSRLVFPITCQSPGELSDFTLRVQVKDDQEALLTQFCIQTPQPPPKSAIKPSGQRRFLKKNEVGKIILSPFAATTKYPTFQDRPVSSLKFGKLLKTVVRQSKNHYLLEYKKGDTVALLSEERIRLKGQLWTKEWYIGYYQGKVGLVHAKNVLVVGRARPSLLSGPELSTSVLLEQILRPCKFLTYIYASVRTLLMENISSWRSFADALGYGSLPLTFFCRAELDSEPERVACVLEKLKEDCNNPENKDRKSFQKELVMALLKMDCQGLVVRLIQDFVLLTTAVEVAQRWRELAEKLAKVSKQQMDAYESPHRDRNGVVDSEAMWKPAYDFLLTWSHQIGDSYRDVIQELHLGLDKMKNPITKRWKHLTGTLILVNSLDILRAAAFSPADHDDLVI